The genomic DNA CTGCAACTGGATCTGCTGACATTGTTTTGGCATCTATGACGTGCACAGACGATTTCCTGTggtagtatatatattttaaactcactcaataatgaaaaaaatctcaACAAACTAAAACTAAGCCATGTCATAGCCATAAATATAGAGAATTTGGTACCTAGTATTCTCATCATGTACAAAAAAGATCAAGTATCCATCATCTTCATCGGAATCAGTTCCAGGGACGCGTGGGACATAAATAGCATCAGAACAAAACGTTCCTGGTCCCAAGTCATAGAGACCATGAATATTTCCTCCAACTTCAAGCtttgtttttccaaaattaGGTTCGGcattcaaatcaaattttataatcccAGTTGCATTGCTGCCTAATATGGTCCCATATACATACTTCTGTTTCCTGATGAAATGAATATAGTAAAATACATGTTATGGACTTTTGGCAGACATGCATAAACATGTTACTTTTCTGACTCCGTCTCAAAACACGATTATGAAAGCGCGTATGGTAGCATATAACGCTCTTTTACAAATAAGTCAGTGTTATCAATCGCAGATTGCACAAAATAGCAGTTGGTTTAAATCTCGCTATGCAACAAAAGTGCTATAGCACCTCTACTGctactatttgacaacattttgtactaaagAGTATATTGTGAAAGAATGGTACGTATACGAGCTATTCAACAACATAGAAATAAGCACataattaagagaaaaaaaatgtgactattaaaataacaaatatcaAATTGAAAGATCAAGTAGACTAACTTACAAGTTCAGTATTATGCCTACCATAATTTAAACATGGAAAGAATAAGAATAATCTTACCTGCCGGTGTATCTTTCGTTCACCCTAGGAAAATCTACAGAATATGTTGATAGTTTCTTTTGAGCAGCTTTACCGGTTTTCATGTTAAATCTCATTTCATACCTGGAAATAGTTCAATAACcgataaataatataaaataacatcAAGTAAACTTTGCATCATAAATTTCAAATAAGAACAAGTATTTTACAGCTCATTTgagaaatttttaagtttatccTTGATATCCTCAGCGACCATGTCCAAATCTAGATTCTTCAGGCGGCACGTGATCAAAACAACTTCatcctcctcctcccaagcatTAGCTAGTGAAAAGAAGACATACAAAAGGTTACGTTGTAGAATCTCAATcatcatatattatattaagatACAAAAGCAAACAAACACACCATTATGGAATATGAAGCAGTTTGGTAATTCAAACCATCTTATGTGTTTATCATCCTTAGCATACCGAGGTAGGACGCCAAAACGAGCTTTCTTGGTTGAATCAAAAGAGAATACTAGTCTCTTATTCTTCACCATTTCctgaaaaatgaaattcaaataaACAATTGCGGGAAAAACTAATAAAGTAATCTTTAGTCAGATTACATGAATAGGAAAAACGGCAATACCTTTGGCCTAAAGTACACAGGAAGATCCATAAAAATTGCATAATTTTCGGTTATGGCAAAGTCGTGCACCATAATGGGATTTGATATTGTAATTGGAACAGGATCATGCATATAACCATCTTTTGAAATTACTCTGTATGTGATATATGGTGGTGTTTGTGAATATCCAAATGTGAACATGTCCCCTGCACAAAAGATATTTACATCTTGGAATGAGCATGAGTACGAAGCTCTGACACTGACACACGTCGTGCACAAGATATGCAATCAAtttgaagtgtcggtgcttcataAGACTATTTCACTAAACCGATCAACTTAATCACTTATTTGAAGATGATGGATTTACCAGTAAAAGGATCAACTTTTGGATGAGCAGTGAAATAATGGTCTAGTCTTTTGTCATAATCTAGCATACCAAGTGTATGCAAATCACCATCTTCAAAAACTTTAATAGCATCTGCAAATTTCAAAATAACACTACTTGAGTTCAAAAGCACATGTGGTAAATACACATTGAAAAATTTAGAATGCACAGCTCACTAGTTGGACTAAGGTTGCTTTCTTCATaagatatgaagaaaaaaaaaacctttctGCTTAAGATCATAATTAATTTCTTAAGGACattaaagtaaaaaagaaaggaaaaatactCACAAGGTTTGTCTCGTTCCGAGAGTGCTAGAAGCATCGCATTATGATATACAAGACCTGTATTGGCTGGTAGGAATTAGAGTATGAGCACAAGTTAATATTATCAGTTCTGACAAAATTATGAAACACTATTTGAATTGTACTGAAAAAATTgcagaatgaaaaaaaaaaatcctaggATTTTGAATTTGACAAAAAGTTACATTTGCATAATTTACCTGTTCCAGTTCCATAAGACACATCaagtattttcaatttttctctcaatATTTGTATGGTTACCATTAAAACTCCAAGTAGACCCTTGATATCTCCAACCTGGAAATGACATACAAGAATTATAAAACCAAGATCTATATATCAATGGTATATTCCTCAATCCTCACTAGgcttttatatttttcacttCATTGTCATACCTTCATAAATTTAGACCCTCCAAAGTATTCTTCTTGTTTAAGGCGAGAAGTTCTCACAAAACGGGAAACATATGTAGCTTTTCCATCTTTGATGCGCAAACCATGAATCATTCTGCAATTCATTGATACTAAAATTATAACCTTCTGTTAAAACTATAACAgtaatgaagaagaaagaacaaAGCAACAGGAGATacaaaaggaaaggaaaaagagaAGGGGGAAACtgtaaaaatcaaatattttttcattaacaaCAAACTTGAAAGCAATATATGTATTTTCATAAAGGAAGAGAATCGCGCACGCACCCATCTCCATCAAACCTGCAAAAATAGAAATGAAAGTCAATGTACTGATAAGCAAATGCAAGTTCTCGTGATATACTGTTGAAATTGAAACCagacaagataaaaaaaaataaaaaaaaaagacaagaaaaagTTCACCAATGATATCCAGCGACAGGAGAAAACTTCGGATTAGGTCCCACCCTGACAAACTCTCCATTCAAGCAATCCTACAATAGACTTCAAATGGTTAGTGATGAGTGATAGGACCTGATATTGTTCTAATAGTTAGTGTATTGCAGGAAAATGTTATGTTAGAAAAGCAATACTCAACATTACCCCTGCGCACTTATCGGTAACTATGAGCCCGCCGTACTCTACATGTGAGTAAGTACCAACAGAAAGTAAAAAGCCAACAGATCACTCAACGCGGTTTTCAACGTCATTAACCACATATAAAAATGTGTTACAACTCATTTTCACTTACCGGAAGGTAGCCTTTAACAGGAAGGTCCTTAGTAGGAGGTGTCTCATCCTTAACAGGTGCAAAATTACCGGCAAGCCAATGATGAGGAAGTGATGAATCATAAAACAACTTCACCACAAGCTTCTCCAACAAATCAACAGCTTTTGAACTGAAACATTTTCTTGGTTTTGGTTCCACTTTCACAATCCCTCGTCTAAGTGAAAATGATTTGATCTTTACACAAATGGGTTTGTGAGAATGGATAGTAGCAGTGCTAAACTTGAAGACTTGGCTACCACGGTAACTTCTCAAGGTGTTTAACCTGCTACTACTTATGTTACTACTGCAtggtaaaacaatttttttttttttaatgattagaACAAAATATAATGTgttcattataaaaaaataaaaaaaaattgaaggagtattcattattaaaaatagtaaaCAAATTACCTCATTAGTTTCCAATCAATTATTGTTGGCTTTACTGGGATGTTTTCTATTTTCTGGGCCAAATTTTTGAGTTCTTATTCGTGGTACAGCAGCAACTGTTTGCTGCTTGGCCTTAACATTGAAATATACTATGTGATAAGACAAgcaattgatgatttgatttgaaGTCAGAAATTTACTTTGCCGCCAATTGAAGTCGGTGTCATTTAATGCTTCAACAGTGGCAACTAGACATACTACAATTTTTTAGGCATTTagacaaacatttttttttagtattgcaAAAAATAATAGACCACTAATAAGTGAGTTTATAGCTGATGAACTAATTATGGATGacttataaattaatttatagcTAATAAACTAGGTGattgaataatttataaatatgaaatgacataaaaaaatatacatatttaattaatatttaattttttcaataaaaattatatggataaaattgagataaaaagtgataaattttgAGTTATAAGTTACTTGAATTAACTTATCAAAAACAACTATAAACTCatgaaaataagttataagctcattTAATAATGACAGTTAACAAACAtgtcttttttttgttaagtagccTAGTCGATAGAATTCActtaagtggggtgtccggagtttgtaccccgacccctgcatataacaactTATGTCCCTATGAACTGAGCTATGTTTATGGGAACACAAACATGTCTTTTTAATTATACCAGTTTACAaactataaattattaattgtaacaaaaaaatactataaattatTAACTCAAATTTCGTCTTACCAAAGAGATcttatgagtaaaaaaaaaattactaaacgTTACGAGTACATGTTGATATTTGCCTTTTAATGTTTGCAactaattttaacttaaatctcttgtcaaaaaaaaaaaaaaacttaaatctaCAACTAATAATATCACAATTAATGTTTtgacaataaataataatatcacaATGATAGATATGGTTTCTTTAGATCTGGGTTTGTTTACCCACTATGTACATGTCAATTTGAGTCCACCTTTGTATATGGTCATTGTCATTGACAATTATGtttaaagttataattttgTATTCCTCGTGCTTATGAATGTTCAAAGAAACATATCTGAAGACTAAAGTGATATGATCTTATATAACAAAGATATAAtaagcaaaaacaaaatcaatcttattatataaataagtatAATATAATCCTTTAATCTTAATCTTTAGACAGTATTTTGAAGGcatgataaataaaatattatcaaagACAAAAGAAGATATAGGAAGAATAAACATATTCATTCTGTTTTGTTCGAATTtgcaaataatataaaatagaaactCTACTGCATTGTAGAATATCCACACAAATGCTATACGATTTGTAGAAAGATGTGTACACAGATTGAGGTAGTGCAGTGCAATGAGGTTATCCACATGTTTACAGTTTAGCTTGTTCTTGCAGTTGCTCCTGTGAAGAGAGTCACAAAAAACACCTGGTTACTACAAATATGTTCTTGCAGTTTAAGAGCATGCATTTAAATGTAGAATTTTTCTAGTCACATCCAAAAAACCTGGTTAccgactaaaatacccttatgTTAAATAAATCATCCATCGTATTATTCAAGTAAGTcatgtaaattgagtttacatgcACTACGGTAGACCTAGTTTACATACACTATCCTGTaaaacgaagaaaaaaatatgtgtcTACGAGTTTACGTAAGTCATGCAAATTGAGTTTACAGTAGTGTacgtaaactgagtttacattaTACCTttaaaacagaagaaaaaacgTGAATCGAAGAGAATGGAAGAACAGTTTCCAAGtacaaaatgacaaaaacattgaaaaaaaacattaaaagaaTGCTCAAATATGACTGAATGAACCATACTCAGTTACTATTTTTCTAAAGAGAAAGGCATCAATGATTCAAATACTGATCTATCTATATTCCTTTAATCCGTCTATAATTGAGAGTTAagataaaatgaaaacatatttCTTTGATGAAATGCATTTCATCATGTACTGTTATGTTCCATCTTATTTTGACCAATTCAAATAATAGAACGATTCATTCCATCCGTTTTCATCAGTCTAAATAAACATTCCTGGTATGTGAAGGAAATAGAGAGGAGAAATGTAAGGTAGGTATAAGCAATATGAAGTAACACAAACCTCTGTGACAAAGAAAGCATGGAAACCATATGGAACTCTTTGAGGCAATTCTACAACTGCAACAGGATCTGCTGACATTGTTTTTGCATCTAAGACGTGCACGAATGATTTCCTGCAACATTCATAATACTCAGCCATGCCATAATGATTAACATAGAGAATTGACCGTGATTTACATGGGTCATAATACTCATAAACAGTGATTTTGAATATTAAAACTTgtacatataaaaataagagattaCGGGATATGCATTGTCAATGTATAGTTATTTTACATTGAAATCCAATCACAACTCTTCAATTTGCCACATCATATTTTACAGTTTTAAAATAGAAGCGGTTAATTATTTGTTGTCTTGGCGAGTTTTGATTGGTTGtcaatgtaaaataattttatttacacTGACAGTGCATATCCTTTAATTTTATACAAGTCGTTGTGTGTACAGAGGAAGGTGATACCCGGTATTCTCGTCATGTACAAAAAAGATCAAGTATCCATCATCTTCTTCAGAATCGGTGCCAGGGACACGCGGAACATAAACAGCCTCAGAGCCAAACCTTCCTGGTCCCAAGTCATAGTGACCCACGACATTTCCTCCAACTTCAAGCTTCGTTTTTCCAGAATCCGGTTTGGCGTGCAAATCAAATTTAACAATCCCAGTAACTTTAGCAATGCTGTCTAATTCAGTCCCATATACATATCGTTGTTTCctgatgaaatgaaaataataaaaataagctatgatAGATAGACATGCATAGACTTAATTATGGTTCTGAGTGATTCCATCTTAAAATACAATTAGACAGGAAAGTACATATGGTACACTGTAATACTCATTTTCACATAAGCACGTTAGAAAAATAAGGTGACAATGAAAATAACAGCTTGAACTATCGAATTGATAGATGATTATTTTGCATACTCAAGTGTtgtatcattatttattttccaacatcatatataaaagaGTGAAAGGACATAGCATATCAGGAAATATTTACTATTTGCATGAACTATGTTTCTTTCGTGTATTGATATATGATTgtcatataatattatttagcTTATGCTTCGGGTCTACTTGATCTCGTCCTACTTAGAGTCAGACTCGGTTTAATCAGACAATACCATTCGGTCTTTTCGGGTTCTGCTCTAAAGATTTTGGTGTGGTCAACATTTACACTCAAGTGTGGGACAAGTTTGAGCCATCCTACTTTAGAACATGCTCAACcctaattttcaagtttagtaTTTGTCCTACCCTAATTTTCAACATGAGGAGAAAAATATTACCTGCCAGTGTAGCTTTCATTCACCCTAGGGAAATCTACAGCAGATGCTGATAGCTTCTTTTGAGAAGCTTCACCGGTTTTCATGTTAAATCTCATTTCATACCTGGAAAGAATTCAATACTGTAAATATAGAATAACGTCCAGTGAAATTTGCTCCAAAAATTGCATATAAGAACGAGTCACTTTACAGCTCATTTGCAAAATTATCAAGTTTTTCCTTGACAGCTCCGCCGACCATGTCCAAATTTGGATTCTCCAGGCGGCATGTGATCAAAACAATTTCgtcctcctcctcccaagcatTGGCTAAGGTAAAAAAAGATCAtataaaagatgaaaatgagcAGGTCCATGAGAGTTAAAGAATTTAGAGCACAAATTGAAGCTTGGTTTGCATGTAACTGAAAGGTATGTTCAACTTTGACATTATTATGTATTAAAATCAAATGAACAAGGAAATGTACTAGCCTCTCTActcaaaaaaattctttggACTCTTCAATTTCACGGATCATTGAATTTTACATATCATTATTAGAATATCAATCAACATATTATATTAAGGAgaagaaaaagtaaacaaacATACCATTGTGGAATATGAAGCAGTTTGGTAGTTCGAACCATCTAATATGTTTTTCATCCTTAGCATAGCGGGGTAGAACACCGAAACGAGCTTTCTTGGTCGAATCAAAAGAGAATATCAGTGTCTTATTCTTCACCATTTCCTGAAGAGTttcaaaaacaaacaagattCATTTAATTTCCATCAAGTGATACGactaacaaaaataaacaagatCAGTTTCAGAGTTTCAAAATCAAGCTTGGTATAGTTGAACGATATAATTAACAAGCTAATCTTTAGTTAGATCATATGAACAGAAACGCCAACAATACCTTTGGCCTAAAGTACAGAGGAAGATCCATAAATATTGAATAGTTCTCTGTGATGGCAAAGTCATGCATCATGATTGGCTCTGATATTGTTATGGGAACAGGATCATGCATAAAACCGTCCTTTGAAATTACTCTGTATGTGATATATGGGGGTGTATGTGAATATCCAAATGTAAACATCTCTCCTgcaaatagaaaaattatttgttgGATTGGAATTACAATTTCATTACATCACTCAActtaatcattaatttaaaGATGGCTTCACCAGTAAATGGATCAACTTTTGGATGAGCGGTGAAGTTATGGCCCAATCTCTTGTCATAATCTAGCATGCCAAGTGTCTGCAAATCACCGTCTTCAAATACTTTAATAGCATCtgcaaaatttaaaatgagACCACTTCAGTATCATAGAAGAAGAGGTAAATAGAAGAATTATTGCTAGTCGAATATTGTGATTCAATTATCAATTAACAGTGTTTTAAAAACCTGATCGGAGATCAAACCAGTGAGACCTGGTGATGGTTCAATTGATTAAAGTTGGTTCAAACACGGTTGAATCGTgtgtcaaataaataaaaagaa from Medicago truncatula cultivar Jemalong A17 chromosome 8, MtrunA17r5.0-ANR, whole genome shotgun sequence includes the following:
- the LOC25501064 gene encoding carotenoid 9,10(9',10')-cleavage dioxygenase 1, whose protein sequence is MSSNISSSRLNTLRSYRGSQVFKFSTATIHSHKPICVKIKSFSLRRGIVKVEPKPRKCFSSKAVDLLEKLVVKLFYDSSLPHHWLAGNFAPVKDETPPTKDLPVKGYLPDCLNGEFVRVGPNPKFSPVAGYHWFDGDGMIHGLRIKDGKATYVSRFVRTSRLKQEEYFGGSKFMKVGDIKGLLGVLMVTIQILREKLKILDVSYGTGTANTGLVYHNAMLLALSERDKPYAIKVFEDGDLHTLGMLDYDKRLDHYFTAHPKVDPFTGDMFTFGYSQTPPYITYRVISKDGYMHDPVPITISNPIMVHDFAITENYAIFMDLPVYFRPKEMVKNKRLVFSFDSTKKARFGVLPRYAKDDKHIRWFELPNCFIFHNANAWEEEDEVVLITCRLKNLDLDMVAEDIKDKLKNFSNELYEMRFNMKTGKAAQKKLSTYSVDFPRVNERYTGRKQKYVYGTILGSNATGIIKFDLNAEPNFGKTKLEVGGNIHGLYDLGPGTFCSDAIYVPRVPGTDSDEDDGYLIFFVHDENTRKSSVHVIDAKTMSADPVAVVELPQRVPYGFHAFFVTEDQLQEQAKL
- the LOC25501065 gene encoding carotenoid 9,10(9',10')-cleavage dioxygenase 1, which gives rise to MESEKIGGGIVKVEPKPSNGFTSKAVDLLEKIIVKLFYDSSLPHHWLAGNFAPVKDETPPIKDLPIKGHLPDCLNGEFVRVGPNSKFAPVAGYHWFDGDGMIHGLRIKDGKATYVSRFVKTSRLKQEEYFGGSKFMKIGDMKGLFGLLMVNMQMLRAKLKVVDVSYGHGTANTALVYHHQKLLALSEGDKPYAIKVFEDGDLQTLGMLDYDKRLGHNFTAHPKVDPFTGEMFTFGYSHTPPYITYRVISKDGFMHDPVPITISEPIMMHDFAITENYSIFMDLPLYFRPKEMVKNKTLIFSFDSTKKARFGVLPRYAKDEKHIRWFELPNCFIFHNANAWEEEDEIVLITCRLENPNLDMVGGAVKEKLDNFANELYEMRFNMKTGEASQKKLSASAVDFPRVNESYTGRKQRYVYGTELDSIAKVTGIVKFDLHAKPDSGKTKLEVGGNVVGHYDLGPGRFGSEAVYVPRVPGTDSEEDDGYLIFFVHDENTGKSFVHVLDAKTMSADPVAVVELPQRVPYGFHAFFVTEEQLQEQAKL